From the genome of Pantoea alfalfae, one region includes:
- a CDS encoding HNH endonuclease signature motif containing protein, with protein MRFNYDLLPGERLTFEEIARRYALQYPDDKELTARALLSPSTGLRTLKIRAVFAREESNSPLEDLLFISHDNERKNYLRRFEHYLKQNLSFLYFRRSDNEKRDNLWKVMGSSQVFAMIDPQSATAQNLLNSRGYKLVLMHQDDEDIYWQLFNPQADPCFPQSQRIQFIVVLSTPQHKVPAAVMPGTEVGRRVKARVLQRASQAEFSAGVKARYGACVMTGTELTERHNWPWVEACHIDTQEGDDGVLADNSIDNGLFLRSDLQRLFINRLISIDAESGAIQVHPGEEARQHIAPWYQELEGRICSLWAAVPPATRQRLRARR; from the coding sequence ATGCGCTTCAATTATGACCTGTTACCGGGCGAGCGGCTGACCTTCGAGGAGATCGCCCGGCGTTATGCGCTGCAATATCCTGATGATAAAGAGCTGACGGCGCGCGCCTTGCTTAGCCCGTCTACCGGCCTGCGCACGCTGAAAATCCGTGCGGTGTTCGCACGCGAAGAGAGCAACAGTCCGCTGGAAGATCTGCTGTTCATCTCCCATGACAACGAGCGTAAAAATTATCTGCGCCGCTTTGAGCACTACCTTAAGCAGAATCTCTCATTCCTCTATTTTCGTCGCAGCGACAACGAGAAGCGCGACAATCTGTGGAAAGTGATGGGCAGCAGTCAGGTCTTCGCAATGATCGATCCACAATCGGCCACGGCACAGAATCTGTTAAACAGTCGCGGCTATAAACTGGTGCTGATGCATCAGGATGATGAGGACATCTACTGGCAGCTCTTTAATCCGCAGGCGGACCCCTGTTTTCCGCAGTCGCAGCGTATTCAGTTCATCGTGGTGCTCAGTACGCCGCAGCACAAGGTCCCTGCAGCGGTGATGCCGGGTACTGAAGTCGGCCGTCGCGTCAAAGCACGGGTGCTGCAGCGTGCCAGCCAGGCGGAATTCAGCGCCGGTGTCAAAGCCCGCTACGGTGCCTGCGTGATGACCGGCACCGAGCTGACCGAACGGCACAACTGGCCGTGGGTGGAAGCCTGCCATATCGACACGCAGGAAGGCGATGATGGCGTCCTGGCGGACAACAGCATCGATAACGGCCTGTTTTTACGCAGCGATCTGCAGCGGCTATTTATTAACCGACTGATTAGCATTGATGCTGAATCAGGCGCGATTCAGGTGCATCCCGGCGAGGAGGCGCGGCAGCACATTGCGCCCTGGTATCAGGAGCTGGAGGGGCGTATCTGCAGTTTGTGGGCCGCGGTGCCGCCCGCAACGCGGCAACGGCTGCGCGCCCGTCGTTAA
- a CDS encoding RNA polymerase sigma factor FliA codes for MNDFYTAEGVMDKHSLWQRYVPLVRHEALRLQVRLPASVELDDLLQAGGIGLLNAVERYDALQGTAFTTYAVQRIRGAMLDELRSRDWAPRSVRRNAREVAGAMHRVEQSLGRSASEQEVAQQLNVSMEEYRQILLDTNNSQLFSYDEYREEHGDSAELVTEGHEEANPLHQLLEGSLRERVIEAIEALPDREKMVLTLYYQEELNLKEIGAVLDVGESRVSQLHSQAIKRLRARLAGAR; via the coding sequence GTGAACGATTTCTATACCGCCGAAGGCGTGATGGACAAGCATTCGCTCTGGCAGCGCTACGTGCCGCTGGTGCGCCATGAAGCGTTGCGTCTGCAGGTTCGCCTGCCGGCCAGCGTTGAGCTTGACGACTTGCTGCAGGCGGGTGGGATAGGGCTGTTAAATGCCGTAGAGCGTTACGACGCGCTCCAGGGCACAGCTTTTACCACCTACGCCGTGCAGCGTATTCGTGGCGCAATGCTCGACGAGCTTCGCAGTCGGGACTGGGCACCACGCAGCGTGCGTCGTAACGCACGTGAAGTGGCGGGCGCAATGCACAGAGTGGAACAGTCGCTGGGGCGTTCTGCTTCCGAGCAGGAAGTGGCGCAGCAGCTGAATGTTTCCATGGAGGAGTACCGGCAGATCCTGCTGGACACCAACAATAGTCAACTTTTCTCCTACGACGAGTATCGGGAAGAGCACGGCGACAGCGCGGAACTGGTGACGGAAGGCCATGAAGAGGCTAATCCGCTTCACCAGTTGCTTGAAGGGAGTCTGCGTGAGCGCGTCATTGAAGCGATCGAAGCGTTACCCGATCGTGAAAAGATGGTGCTGACACTGTACTACCAGGAAGAACTGAACCTGAAAGAGATTGGTGCGGTACTTGATGTGGGTGAATCCCGTGTCAGCCAGCTGCACAGTCAGGCGATTAAACGCCTGCGGGCCCGACTTGCGGGAGCGCGCTAG
- the fliZ gene encoding flagella biosynthesis regulatory protein FliZ — protein sequence MGAKTKARPLSRYLKDYKHSQSNCSHCGKILDRMALVFRGQIINKEAIARMDQMIDEQLWLKLQPELTALCRFCSDIFCNTHPNYFDIMAFKQYLFEQTEMSPSTIREYVVRLRRLDEMLKAKNFPADRLKGNSWHQCLESDLPDAGNNNYRIALRKYDQFLGWQQA from the coding sequence ATGGGAGCCAAGACCAAGGCCAGACCGTTAAGTCGTTATCTTAAAGACTATAAGCACAGCCAGAGCAACTGTTCACACTGTGGCAAGATATTAGATCGAATGGCGCTCGTTTTTCGTGGCCAGATCATCAATAAAGAGGCCATCGCACGGATGGACCAGATGATTGATGAGCAGCTGTGGCTGAAACTTCAGCCCGAACTGACCGCGCTTTGTCGTTTTTGTAGTGATATTTTTTGTAATACCCATCCTAATTACTTCGACATTATGGCGTTTAAACAATATTTGTTTGAACAGACAGAGATGAGCCCTAGCACGATTCGTGAATATGTGGTGCGTCTGCGTCGACTGGATGAGATGCTAAAAGCCAAAAATTTCCCGGCCGACAGGCTTAAAGGAAATAGCTGGCATCAGTGTCTGGAAAGCGATCTGCCCGATGCCGGTAATAACAATTACCGTATTGCGCTGCGCAAGTACGATCAGTTTTTAGGCTGGCAGCAGGCGTAA
- a CDS encoding D-cysteine desulfhydrase, which produces MSLHLLHQFPRLELLGAPTPLEHLPRLSDYLGRDIFIKRDDFTPVAMGGNKLRKLEFLAADALREGADVLLTAGAIQSNHVRQTAAVAARLGLKCVALLENPIGTHAENYLSNGNRLLLDLMDAEVIRVDALHNPTEQLAEEATRLEAQGFRPYIVPVGGSNALGALGYVECAQEIAHQSEGVVDFAAVVVASGSAGTHAGLAVGLEHLLPETELVGVTVSRQVDAQLPLVERLRQSLAETLEVEAKAPITLWDDYFAPRYGEPNDEGMAAVKLLAQLEGILLDPVYTGKAMAGLLDGISQNRFRREGPLLFIHTGGAPALFAYHPSV; this is translated from the coding sequence TTGTCTTTACATCTGTTACATCAATTCCCGCGTCTTGAACTGCTTGGCGCACCGACGCCGTTAGAACATCTGCCACGGCTTTCCGACTATCTGGGTCGCGATATTTTCATCAAACGTGATGACTTCACACCAGTGGCGATGGGCGGCAATAAGCTGCGCAAACTCGAATTCCTGGCAGCCGATGCGCTGCGCGAAGGTGCAGACGTGCTGCTGACCGCGGGCGCAATCCAGTCTAATCATGTGCGTCAGACGGCGGCCGTCGCGGCCCGGCTTGGCCTGAAGTGTGTGGCGCTGCTGGAAAACCCGATTGGCACCCATGCTGAAAACTACCTGAGCAACGGTAACCGTCTGTTACTGGACCTGATGGACGCGGAAGTGATTAGGGTGGATGCGTTGCACAACCCCACTGAACAGCTGGCTGAAGAGGCCACGCGTCTGGAAGCCCAGGGATTCCGCCCTTACATCGTGCCGGTCGGCGGCTCAAATGCGCTGGGTGCACTAGGCTATGTAGAGTGCGCGCAGGAGATCGCCCATCAGAGCGAAGGCGTAGTCGATTTCGCCGCCGTGGTTGTCGCCTCGGGCAGTGCCGGCACCCATGCAGGACTGGCGGTAGGTCTGGAGCATCTGCTGCCGGAAACTGAGCTGGTCGGCGTCACCGTTTCACGCCAGGTCGACGCGCAGTTGCCGCTGGTTGAGCGGCTGCGTCAGTCGCTGGCAGAGACGCTGGAAGTGGAGGCTAAGGCACCGATCACGCTGTGGGATGACTATTTTGCGCCGCGCTACGGCGAGCCGAATGATGAAGGCATGGCGGCGGTGAAACTGCTGGCGCAGCTGGAAGGCATTCTGCTCGACCCGGTGTATACCGGCAAGGCGATGGCCGGATTGCTGGATGGCATCAGCCAGAATCGTTTCCGTCGTGAAGGCCCGTTGCTGTTTATTCATACGGGCGGCGCACCGGCGTTATTTGCTTATCATCCTTCGGTCTGA
- the tcyJ gene encoding cystine ABC transporter substrate-binding protein, with protein MSFSRAGRQMVMGVMAVALIAGVNVKTFAAENLLNKIKERGTLLVGLEGTYPPFSFQDEKGKLTGFEVEFAEQLAQHMGVKASLKPTKWDGMLASLDAKRIDVVINQVTISDERKKKYDFSTPYTVSGIQALTMKANANTITKPADLAGKKVGVGLGTNYEQWLRENVKGVDIRTYDDDPTKYQDLRSGRLNAILVDRLAALDLVKKTGDTMAVAGDAFSRQESGVAVRKGNDDLLKAIDQAIADMQKDGSLSKLSQKWFGADVTK; from the coding sequence ATGTCCTTTTCTCGTGCAGGTCGTCAGATGGTGATGGGCGTCATGGCTGTGGCGCTGATCGCAGGCGTCAACGTTAAAACCTTTGCAGCCGAAAACCTGCTGAACAAAATTAAAGAACGCGGTACGCTGCTGGTGGGGCTGGAAGGCACCTATCCGCCATTCAGTTTCCAGGATGAAAAGGGCAAGCTGACCGGCTTTGAAGTGGAGTTCGCGGAACAGCTGGCGCAGCACATGGGCGTTAAGGCGAGCCTGAAACCGACCAAGTGGGACGGCATGCTGGCCTCACTCGACGCGAAGCGTATTGATGTCGTCATCAACCAGGTCACCATCTCTGATGAGCGTAAGAAGAAGTATGACTTCTCCACGCCATACACGGTCTCCGGTATTCAGGCGCTGACGATGAAAGCCAATGCGAACACCATCACTAAACCAGCCGACCTGGCGGGCAAGAAAGTGGGCGTGGGTCTGGGCACCAACTATGAACAGTGGCTGCGTGAGAACGTGAAGGGTGTGGACATCCGTACCTATGATGATGACCCGACAAAATATCAGGATCTGCGCTCTGGGCGTCTGAATGCCATTCTGGTTGACCGTCTGGCTGCGCTGGATCTGGTCAAGAAAACCGGCGATACCATGGCGGTTGCGGGTGATGCCTTCTCACGTCAGGAATCGGGCGTGGCAGTGCGTAAAGGCAACGACGATCTGCTGAAAGCGATTGACCAGGCGATTGCTGACATGCAGAAAGATGGCTCGCTGAGCAAGCTGTCTCAGAAATGGTTTGGCGCGGACGTGACGAAATAA
- the tcyL gene encoding cystine ABC transporter permease: MQESLQLVLDSAPFLLKGALFTLQLSIGGMFFGLLLGFILALMRLSRFWPVRWLARIYVSIFRGTPLIAQLFMIYYGLPQFGIELDPIPSAMIGLSLNTAAYASESLRGAIASIERGQWEAAASIGMTRWQTLRRVILPQAARTALPPLGNSFISLVKDTSLAATIQVPELFRQAQLITSRTLEVFTMYLAASLIYWVMATVLSALQNRLEQHVNRQDSESK, translated from the coding sequence ATGCAGGAAAGTCTTCAACTGGTGCTGGATTCAGCACCTTTTTTATTAAAAGGCGCGCTGTTCACGCTGCAGCTCAGCATCGGCGGCATGTTCTTTGGTCTGCTGCTGGGCTTTATTCTGGCGCTGATGCGTCTGTCGCGCTTCTGGCCGGTTCGCTGGCTGGCGCGGATCTATGTCTCGATTTTCCGTGGCACGCCGCTGATCGCCCAGCTGTTTATGATCTACTACGGCCTGCCGCAGTTTGGCATCGAGCTTGATCCAATCCCCTCCGCGATGATTGGTCTTTCCCTGAATACCGCCGCGTATGCTTCAGAGTCACTGCGCGGCGCGATTGCATCGATTGAACGCGGACAGTGGGAAGCGGCGGCGAGTATCGGTATGACCCGCTGGCAGACCCTGCGCCGGGTGATCCTGCCGCAGGCGGCCCGCACCGCGCTGCCTCCGCTGGGCAACAGCTTTATCAGCCTGGTGAAGGATACCTCGCTGGCGGCGACCATTCAGGTGCCGGAACTGTTCCGTCAGGCGCAGCTGATCACCTCACGTACGCTGGAAGTCTTCACCATGTATCTGGCCGCCTCGCTGATTTACTGGGTGATGGCAACGGTGTTATCTGCGCTGCAGAACCGGCTGGAACAGCATGTTAATCGTCAGGATTCGGAGTCGAAATGA
- the tcyN gene encoding L-cystine ABC transporter ATP-binding protein TcyN has translation MSAIEVRKLVKSFNGQRVLHDIDLDVAAGEVVAIIGPSGSGKTTLLRSINLLEVPDSGTIRVGEIIVDAALAQSKQKEQVRRLRQQVGFVFQNFNLFPHRSVMENIIEGPVIVKGEPKADAVARARTLLEKVGLHGKEESYPRRLSGGQQQRVAIARALAMRPEVILFDEPTSALDPELVGEVLSTIRALAEEKRTMVIVTHEMSFARDVADRAIFMDQGRIVEQGEAKALFSNPQQPRTRQFLDKFLSQ, from the coding sequence ATGAGCGCCATCGAAGTCAGAAAGCTGGTGAAATCGTTTAACGGCCAGAGGGTGCTGCACGACATTGACCTTGATGTGGCCGCCGGTGAAGTGGTGGCAATTATCGGTCCCAGCGGCTCGGGTAAAACCACGCTGCTGCGCAGTATCAACCTGCTGGAAGTGCCGGACAGCGGCACCATCCGCGTTGGAGAGATCATCGTAGATGCGGCGCTGGCACAAAGTAAGCAGAAAGAGCAGGTGCGTCGTCTGCGTCAGCAGGTCGGGTTTGTCTTCCAGAACTTCAATCTGTTTCCGCACCGTTCGGTGATGGAGAATATCATTGAAGGACCGGTCATCGTTAAAGGCGAACCGAAAGCGGATGCGGTAGCCCGCGCCCGTACGCTGCTGGAGAAGGTCGGTCTGCATGGTAAAGAGGAGAGCTATCCGCGTCGTCTGTCGGGTGGACAGCAACAGCGCGTGGCGATTGCGCGTGCGCTGGCAATGCGACCTGAAGTGATCCTGTTTGATGAACCGACCTCGGCGCTGGATCCGGAGCTGGTGGGTGAAGTGCTCAGCACTATTCGCGCGCTGGCCGAAGAGAAACGCACCATGGTCATTGTGACACATGAGATGAGCTTTGCCCGCGACGTCGCTGACCGCGCTATTTTTATGGATCAGGGGCGCATTGTGGAGCAGGGCGAGGCGAAAGCGTTGTTCAGTAATCCTCAGCAGCCGCGTACCCGTCAGTTCCTCGATAAGTTTCTCAGTCAGTAA
- a CDS encoding acyltransferase family protein has product MSQTKSDQILWVDTLKGACILLVVLYHTVLPGFEGTMKYLTAGWIPAEIWIQFNTVLSPLRMPAFFFVSGLLATNGIINRPWKQVFTSRITNLFYLYILWGFIQWWSIIGISTEITGQRISQNLNAAYAGSLFEFLKLTFMAMSTSWYLYGLGLYFLCAKVFRQYKLALVAVAILLNYLAVEKVIPFWGPQSLAQYFLFFLLGAFWSQTMLRLSEWRRENLMPWALLAAVAGIHVIFGLDKSLFLCVLAVLFSIAACRWLNQHFSMRYLNWVGRNTLQIYVIHRIFIEFFGMSAILFAQRHHLFEQAWFSFLWACFYPVAIVGLCSVCSVAIWSLTNRGVGQSLFVFPTLMKRVPGGG; this is encoded by the coding sequence ATGAGCCAGACTAAGTCAGACCAGATCCTGTGGGTAGATACCCTTAAGGGCGCCTGCATATTGCTGGTGGTCCTGTATCACACGGTATTACCGGGTTTTGAAGGGACGATGAAATACCTCACTGCCGGATGGATCCCCGCCGAAATATGGATACAGTTTAATACGGTCCTGTCGCCGCTGCGTATGCCCGCCTTTTTCTTTGTGTCAGGATTGCTGGCGACCAATGGCATTATTAACCGGCCCTGGAAACAGGTGTTTACCAGTCGCATCACTAATCTCTTTTATCTCTATATTCTGTGGGGATTTATTCAGTGGTGGTCCATCATTGGCATCTCAACTGAAATTACCGGCCAGCGGATTTCGCAGAATCTGAATGCCGCCTATGCCGGTTCGCTGTTTGAATTTCTCAAGCTGACCTTTATGGCCATGAGTACCTCGTGGTATCTCTACGGGCTGGGACTCTATTTCCTCTGTGCCAAAGTTTTTCGCCAATATAAGCTGGCCCTGGTGGCGGTGGCGATTCTGCTGAATTATCTGGCGGTCGAAAAAGTGATCCCGTTCTGGGGTCCGCAGAGTCTGGCGCAATATTTCCTGTTCTTCCTGTTAGGTGCGTTCTGGAGCCAGACCATGCTGCGCCTGAGTGAATGGCGGCGAGAGAATCTGATGCCCTGGGCGCTACTTGCTGCGGTCGCCGGTATTCATGTGATATTCGGTCTGGATAAGAGTCTGTTCCTGTGTGTGCTGGCGGTGTTGTTCAGTATTGCTGCATGCCGTTGGCTGAATCAGCATTTCAGCATGCGCTATCTCAACTGGGTGGGCCGCAATACGCTGCAGATTTACGTCATTCACCGTATTTTCATCGAGTTCTTTGGGATGTCCGCGATTCTGTTCGCGCAGCGGCATCATCTGTTCGAGCAGGCATGGTTTTCGTTTCTTTGGGCCTGTTTCTATCCGGTGGCCATCGTGGGTCTCTGTTCGGTCTGTTCAGTGGCGATCTGGTCGCTGACCAATCGCGGGGTGGGGCAGTCGCTGTTTGTGTTTCCGACGCTGATGAAGAGGGTGCCTGGCGGCGGGTGA
- the putA gene encoding trifunctional transcriptional regulator/proline dehydrogenase/L-glutamate gamma-semialdehyde dehydrogenase yields MATTTMGVKLDDATRERIKLAAQRIDRTPHWLIKQAVFNYLSQLESGDAVPEIPLSAQAAAESDDIQSEETHQPFLDFAEQILPQSVTRSAVTAAWRRPETDAVPMMLEQARLPAALAEKTHQLAYQLADRLRHQKGATGRAGMVQSLLQEFSLSSHEGVALMCLAEALLRIPDKPTRDALIRDKISNGNWQSHLGRSPSLFVNAATWGLLFTGRLVSTHNEANLSSSLNRIIGKGGEPLIRKGVDMAMRLMGEQFVTGETIAEALANARKLEEKGFRYSYDMLGEAALTAGDAKAYLLSYQQAIHAIGKASNGRGIYEGPGISIKLSALHPRYSRAQYERVMEELYPILKSLTLLARSYDIGINIDAEEADRLELSLDLLEKLCFEPELEGWNGIGFVIQAYMKRCPFVIDELIDLAQRSRRRLMIRLVKGAYWDSEIKRAQMEGLEGYPVYTRKVYTDISYLACARKLLSVPSLIYPQFATHNAHTLAAIYQLAGNNYYPGQYEFQCLHGMGEPLYEQVVGKVADGKLNRPCRIYAPVGTHETLLAYLVRRLLENGANTSFVNRIADTSLPIDELVADPVTAVEKLGASEGAIGLPHPKIPLPRELYGENRVNSAGLDMANEHRLASLSSALLSSAAQPCLAEPMIDGEAGAGELRDILNPAAPGDRVGQVREATEQEVSVALDAAVNSGPIWFATPPQERAAILERAAQIMEGQMQQLLGILVREAGKTYNNAIAEVREAVDFLYYYAGMVRDDFDNETHRPLGPVVCISPWNFPLAIFTGQIAAALAAGNSVLAKPAEQTPLIAAQAVQILLDAGVPPGVLQLLPGQGETVGAQLTGDNRVRGVMFTGSTAVATLLQRNLAGRLDQHGRPVPLIAETGGMNAMIVDSSALTEQVVIDIVASAFDSAGQRCSALRLLCIQEDVADHTLKMLRGAMAECRMGNPERFSTDIGPVIDAEAKANIDRHIQVMRNKGFTVYQAVQDNPQDSKEWTSGTFVKPTLIELNQVSDLDKEIFGPVLHVVRFTRNNLPKLVEQINASGYGLTLGVHTRIDETIAQVTANARVGNLYVNRNMVGAVVGVQPFGGEGLSGTGPKAGGPLYLYRLLASRPDGALRLTFDRQDAERPADSTLRQSLLAPHQALSNWAKDKPELAELCQHYDELAQAGVVRLLPGPTGERNTFSLLPRDQVLCLADNEQDALIQLAAVTSVGSKALWQDDELHRALRASLPDAVKARITLARDPLAAEFDAVIYHGDADQLRTLCEQIAARDGAIVSVQGFARGETNLLLERLLIERSLSVNTAAAGGNASLMTIG; encoded by the coding sequence ATGGCTACAACCACCATGGGTGTAAAACTGGATGACGCGACACGCGAGCGCATCAAACTGGCTGCGCAGCGAATTGATCGCACGCCACACTGGCTGATTAAACAGGCGGTCTTTAACTATCTGAGCCAGCTGGAGAGCGGCGACGCCGTGCCGGAGATCCCGCTTTCTGCCCAGGCAGCCGCGGAATCTGACGACATCCAGTCAGAGGAGACGCACCAGCCGTTCCTTGACTTCGCAGAGCAGATTTTACCTCAGTCCGTGACGCGTTCAGCGGTGACTGCCGCCTGGCGTCGCCCGGAGACCGATGCGGTACCGATGATGCTGGAGCAGGCACGGTTACCCGCGGCGCTGGCAGAGAAAACGCATCAGCTGGCTTACCAGCTTGCCGACAGGCTGCGGCACCAGAAAGGTGCAACCGGACGCGCTGGCATGGTGCAAAGCCTGCTGCAGGAGTTCTCGCTTTCTTCACATGAAGGTGTGGCGTTAATGTGTCTGGCGGAAGCGCTGTTGCGTATTCCTGACAAGCCGACACGCGATGCGCTCATCCGCGACAAGATTAGCAACGGTAACTGGCAGTCTCACCTGGGACGCAGCCCATCGCTGTTTGTCAACGCCGCGACCTGGGGCCTGCTGTTTACCGGCCGTCTGGTCTCGACCCACAACGAGGCGAATCTTTCCAGCTCGCTCAACCGCATCATCGGTAAGGGCGGCGAGCCCCTGATCCGCAAAGGCGTGGATATGGCGATGCGTCTGATGGGTGAGCAGTTCGTCACCGGTGAAACCATTGCTGAAGCGCTGGCCAATGCCCGCAAGCTGGAAGAGAAAGGCTTCCGTTACTCTTACGATATGCTGGGCGAAGCGGCCCTGACCGCAGGCGATGCTAAAGCCTATCTGCTCTCTTATCAGCAGGCGATCCACGCCATCGGTAAAGCGTCGAATGGTCGTGGCATTTATGAAGGCCCGGGCATCTCCATCAAGCTCTCAGCCCTGCATCCCCGCTACAGCCGCGCACAGTATGAGCGCGTGATGGAAGAGCTCTACCCTATTCTGAAATCACTGACGCTGCTGGCTCGCTCCTATGACATCGGCATCAACATCGACGCAGAAGAAGCTGACCGCCTGGAACTGTCGCTGGATTTACTGGAAAAGCTCTGTTTCGAACCAGAGCTGGAAGGCTGGAACGGCATCGGCTTCGTGATTCAGGCCTACATGAAACGCTGTCCGTTTGTGATCGATGAGCTAATCGATCTGGCGCAGCGCAGCCGCCGTCGTCTGATGATCCGTCTGGTGAAAGGCGCGTACTGGGACAGCGAAATCAAGCGCGCCCAGATGGAAGGTCTGGAAGGCTACCCGGTTTACACCCGTAAGGTTTACACCGATATCTCTTACCTGGCCTGCGCCCGCAAACTGCTTTCTGTTCCCAGCCTGATCTATCCGCAGTTTGCTACGCACAATGCCCACACCCTGGCCGCGATTTATCAGCTGGCAGGCAACAACTACTATCCGGGGCAGTATGAGTTCCAGTGTCTGCACGGCATGGGTGAACCGCTGTATGAGCAGGTCGTCGGCAAAGTGGCGGACGGCAAGCTTAACCGTCCCTGCCGCATCTATGCGCCGGTCGGCACCCATGAAACCCTGCTGGCCTATCTGGTTCGTCGACTGCTGGAGAACGGGGCCAACACCTCCTTCGTTAACCGCATTGCCGATACCTCGCTGCCGATTGATGAGCTGGTAGCCGATCCGGTAACTGCCGTCGAGAAACTGGGTGCCAGCGAAGGCGCCATTGGCCTGCCGCATCCGAAGATCCCCCTGCCGCGTGAGCTGTATGGCGAGAACCGCGTGAACTCAGCGGGTCTGGATATGGCTAACGAGCACCGTCTCGCCTCACTCTCCAGCGCCCTGCTGAGCAGCGCTGCACAGCCCTGCCTGGCCGAGCCGATGATCGACGGTGAAGCGGGTGCGGGTGAGTTGCGCGATATTCTGAACCCGGCCGCACCGGGCGATCGTGTGGGTCAGGTGCGTGAAGCCACAGAACAGGAAGTCTCTGTGGCGCTGGATGCTGCCGTGAACAGCGGACCGATCTGGTTTGCCACCCCACCGCAGGAGCGCGCGGCGATACTGGAACGCGCCGCACAGATTATGGAAGGCCAGATGCAGCAGCTGCTTGGCATCCTGGTGCGTGAAGCAGGCAAAACGTATAACAACGCCATCGCGGAAGTGCGCGAAGCGGTTGATTTCCTCTATTACTACGCCGGTATGGTGCGTGACGATTTCGACAATGAAACGCATCGTCCACTGGGTCCGGTGGTCTGCATCAGCCCATGGAACTTCCCGCTGGCGATCTTTACCGGCCAGATTGCGGCTGCACTGGCAGCAGGCAACAGCGTGCTGGCTAAACCGGCTGAGCAGACACCGCTGATTGCTGCACAGGCAGTTCAGATCCTGCTGGATGCGGGTGTGCCACCAGGCGTACTGCAACTGCTGCCGGGTCAGGGAGAAACGGTGGGCGCACAGCTGACCGGTGACAATCGGGTGCGCGGCGTGATGTTTACCGGCTCAACCGCGGTCGCAACCCTGCTGCAGCGTAATCTGGCCGGTCGCCTTGACCAGCATGGTCGTCCGGTGCCGCTGATTGCTGAAACCGGCGGGATGAATGCAATGATTGTCGACTCTTCCGCGCTGACTGAGCAGGTGGTGATCGATATCGTCGCATCGGCCTTCGACAGTGCCGGACAGCGCTGTTCTGCCCTGCGTCTGCTTTGCATTCAGGAAGATGTCGCTGACCATACGCTGAAGATGCTGCGCGGCGCGATGGCGGAGTGCCGCATGGGCAATCCGGAGCGCTTCTCAACCGACATCGGCCCGGTGATTGATGCTGAGGCAAAAGCCAATATCGATCGCCATATTCAGGTGATGCGCAACAAGGGCTTCACGGTTTACCAGGCGGTACAGGATAACCCGCAGGACAGCAAAGAGTGGACCAGCGGCACCTTTGTCAAACCGACGCTGATTGAGCTGAATCAGGTCAGCGATCTGGATAAAGAGATTTTTGGACCGGTGCTGCATGTAGTGCGCTTCACCCGCAATAACCTGCCGAAGCTGGTTGAGCAGATCAACGCCTCCGGCTATGGCCTGACGCTGGGTGTGCATACCCGCATCGACGAGACCATCGCACAGGTTACGGCCAACGCCCGTGTCGGTAACCTCTACGTTAACCGCAACATGGTCGGTGCAGTGGTCGGTGTGCAGCCGTTTGGTGGGGAAGGCTTATCCGGAACGGGTCCGAAAGCGGGCGGTCCGCTCTATCTCTACCGCCTGCTGGCCAGTCGTCCGGATGGCGCGCTGCGTCTGACCTTTGATCGTCAGGATGCCGAGCGTCCGGCAGACAGCACGCTGCGTCAGTCTCTGCTGGCACCGCATCAGGCGCTGAGCAACTGGGCGAAAGATAAGCCTGAACTGGCTGAACTCTGCCAGCACTATGACGAGCTGGCCCAGGCGGGCGTGGTCCGTCTGCTGCCTGGCCCGACCGGCGAGCGCAATACCTTCTCGCTGCTGCCGCGTGATCAGGTGCTTTGTCTGGCGGATAATGAGCAGGATGCGTTGATCCAGCTGGCTGCGGTCACCAGCGTGGGCAGTAAAGCGCTGTGGCAGGATGATGAGCTGCATCGCGCCCTGCGCGCCTCGCTGCCTGATGCCGTGAAAGCGCGCATCACGCTGGCACGTGATCCGTTAGCGGCAGAGTTTGATGCGGTGATCTATCACGGCGATGCCGATCAGCTGCGTACGCTGTGCGAGCAGATTGCAGCGCGTGACGGCGCGATTGTCTCGGTGCAGGGCTTTGCCCGTGGCGAAACCAATCTGCTGCTTGAGCGTCTGCTGATTGAGCGCTCGCTGAGTGTGAATACCGCGGCGGCGGGTGGTAATGCGAGTCTGATGACCATTGGGTAG